Proteins from one Gilliamella sp. ESL0443 genomic window:
- the purL gene encoding phosphoribosylformylglycinamidine synthase, which yields MKILAGSSALSTFRINKILSSCRERSIPIVNIEAQYIHFIDLIDELTSEQSLTLDKLLQYGPKSAQIKIENPANKILFLVTPREGTISPWSSKATDIAHNCGLSQIHRIERGIAYYVQVSSSLTAIQQNTFLSLIHDRMMETVLSSFEQAQQLFKTEQPKPVTIVDLLGKGRNALEEANVKLGLALAPDEIDYLVESFQKLNRNPTDIELYMFGQANSEHCRHKIFNADWVIDGIKQPKSLFKMIKNTFENTPDYVSSAYKDNAAVMDGSKVGRFFADYENRTYDFHQEYADILMKVETHNHPTAISPWPGAATGSGGEIRDEGATGKGAKPKAGLVGFSVSNLRIPNFEQPWEQDFGKPDRIVSAFDIMMDGPLGGAAFNNEFGRPALLGYFRTYEEKVNSFNGEEVRGYHKPIMLAGGMGNIRREHIQKGEFPIGSKLIVLGGPAMNIGLGGGAASSMTSGQSDADLDFASVQRDNPEMERRCQEVIDRCWQLGDKNPILFIHDVGAGGLSNAMPELVSDGGCGGQFELRKILSDEPGMSPLEIWCNESQERYVLAIHPESLELFDELCKRERAPYAVIGEATINKAVVLHDEHFNNNPIDLPLDVLLGKTPKMLRDVKSSQAEGDHFSTSDINLYDAVKRVLHLPVVAEKTFLITIGDRSVTGMVARDQMVGPWQVPVADCAVTTASLDSYYGEAMSMGERSPVALLNYAASARLAVGEAITNIAATNIGDIKRIKLSANWMAAAGHPGEDAGLYQAVKAIGEELCPTLGLAIPVGKDSMSMKTTWQQKGEQKTVTSPLSLVISAFARVEDVRKTVTPQLRTDQDNLLLFVDLSKGHHALGATALAQVYRHLGQRTADVHDAKELADFYQAIQTLVAQNNLLAYHDRSDGGLLVTLAEMAFAGHCGIDVDIHSLGSDVIASLFNEELGAVIQIRGSDLDEVMTCFKHFGLSHAIYKLGSAKAGQQFIVRNNSAVVYSESRLTMRIWWAETTWQMQRLRDNPACADQEHQAKQNDDDPGLNVHLTFDSEQDIVAPYIAKGVKPKVAILREQGVNSHVEMAAAFARAGFESIDVHMTDLLSGQVTLNQFNTIVACGGFSYGDVLGAGEGWAKSILFNEQVRHEFEQFFHRNDTLSLGVCNGCQMMSNLKDLIPGAELWPRFVRNVSERFEARFSLVKIQSSPSLLFTDMAGSHMPIAVSHGEGQVETRDLDHLTRLETSGLVAVRYIDHLGKATEQYPANPNGSPNGITAVTSSDGRSTIMMPHPERVFRTVTNSWHPDNWGEDSPWMRIFRNARKQLG from the coding sequence ATGAAAATTTTAGCTGGTTCTTCTGCTCTATCGACATTTCGTATTAATAAAATTCTATCCTCATGTCGTGAACGATCTATCCCCATTGTCAATATCGAAGCTCAATATATTCACTTTATCGATCTGATTGATGAACTGACTTCCGAACAGAGTTTAACCTTGGATAAGCTGTTACAATATGGTCCTAAAAGTGCGCAGATAAAGATAGAAAATCCAGCAAATAAAATACTCTTTTTAGTTACCCCACGCGAAGGCACTATTTCACCATGGTCATCTAAAGCCACCGATATAGCACATAATTGTGGACTATCACAAATACATCGAATAGAGCGTGGAATTGCTTATTATGTACAAGTTAGTTCATCCTTAACGGCAATACAACAAAATACTTTTCTTTCATTAATTCATGACCGAATGATGGAAACGGTATTAAGTAGCTTTGAGCAAGCTCAGCAATTATTTAAGACTGAACAGCCCAAACCAGTAACCATTGTTGATTTATTAGGAAAAGGGCGCAATGCTTTAGAAGAGGCTAATGTAAAATTAGGTTTAGCTTTAGCGCCGGATGAAATTGACTATTTAGTTGAAAGTTTCCAAAAATTAAACCGTAATCCTACAGATATTGAACTTTATATGTTCGGTCAAGCGAATTCTGAACATTGTCGCCATAAGATATTCAATGCTGATTGGGTGATTGATGGTATAAAACAACCAAAATCATTGTTTAAAATGATAAAAAACACCTTTGAAAATACGCCAGATTATGTGTCATCCGCTTATAAAGATAATGCAGCGGTAATGGATGGCTCAAAAGTGGGGCGTTTTTTTGCTGATTATGAAAATCGAACTTACGATTTTCATCAGGAATATGCAGATATTCTCATGAAGGTTGAAACGCATAATCACCCAACTGCAATATCTCCTTGGCCAGGAGCAGCAACTGGTAGTGGTGGTGAGATTCGGGATGAAGGTGCGACTGGAAAAGGCGCCAAACCCAAAGCAGGTTTAGTTGGTTTTTCCGTTTCAAATTTACGAATTCCTAATTTTGAGCAACCTTGGGAACAAGATTTTGGTAAACCGGATCGAATAGTGAGCGCCTTCGATATTATGATGGATGGACCTTTAGGTGGCGCTGCATTTAATAATGAATTTGGTCGTCCAGCATTGTTAGGTTATTTTCGTACTTATGAAGAAAAAGTAAACAGCTTTAATGGCGAAGAGGTCAGAGGTTATCATAAACCAATTATGTTAGCTGGTGGTATGGGAAATATCCGTCGAGAACATATCCAGAAAGGTGAATTTCCTATTGGTTCCAAACTAATTGTTTTAGGCGGACCAGCTATGAATATTGGTTTAGGTGGTGGTGCTGCGTCCTCAATGACTTCTGGGCAATCGGATGCGGATCTCGATTTTGCCTCGGTTCAACGTGATAATCCTGAAATGGAACGTCGTTGCCAAGAGGTCATCGACCGTTGCTGGCAACTTGGCGATAAAAATCCTATTTTATTTATCCATGATGTAGGCGCGGGAGGCTTGTCTAATGCTATGCCTGAACTTGTTAGTGATGGTGGCTGTGGTGGTCAGTTTGAATTGCGCAAAATATTAAGTGATGAGCCGGGGATGTCGCCTTTAGAAATTTGGTGTAATGAATCACAAGAGCGTTATGTATTGGCTATTCATCCGGAAAGCCTTGAGTTATTTGATGAACTTTGTAAACGTGAACGCGCACCCTATGCGGTTATCGGGGAAGCTACAATAAATAAAGCAGTAGTTTTACATGATGAGCATTTTAATAATAATCCGATAGATTTACCTTTAGATGTTTTACTTGGTAAAACCCCTAAAATGTTACGTGATGTAAAGTCAAGCCAAGCCGAAGGTGACCATTTTTCTACATCTGATATCAATTTATATGATGCAGTGAAACGAGTTCTGCATTTGCCGGTTGTAGCCGAAAAAACCTTTTTAATTACTATTGGTGACCGTTCGGTAACTGGCATGGTTGCTCGTGATCAGATGGTTGGACCTTGGCAAGTACCTGTTGCCGATTGTGCAGTGACAACAGCAAGTTTAGATAGTTATTATGGTGAAGCTATGTCAATGGGTGAACGCTCCCCTGTTGCTTTGCTTAACTATGCTGCATCAGCACGATTAGCTGTTGGTGAAGCAATTACCAATATTGCGGCGACAAACATTGGCGACATTAAGCGAATTAAGCTTTCGGCTAACTGGATGGCAGCCGCAGGTCATCCGGGTGAGGATGCTGGTCTTTATCAAGCAGTTAAAGCTATTGGTGAAGAACTATGCCCAACGTTGGGTCTGGCTATTCCGGTTGGTAAAGATTCCATGTCAATGAAAACAACATGGCAACAAAAAGGTGAACAAAAAACGGTAACTTCACCTTTATCATTAGTGATTTCGGCATTTGCTCGAGTTGAAGATGTACGTAAAACGGTTACGCCACAACTTCGCACCGATCAGGATAATCTATTGTTGTTTGTTGATCTCTCTAAAGGTCACCATGCTTTAGGTGCAACGGCATTGGCGCAGGTTTATCGCCATCTTGGACAAAGAACTGCTGATGTTCATGACGCTAAAGAATTAGCTGATTTTTATCAAGCGATACAAACGCTAGTCGCTCAAAATAATCTACTGGCTTATCATGATCGCTCAGATGGTGGGTTATTGGTTACTTTGGCTGAAATGGCATTTGCAGGGCATTGCGGTATTGATGTTGATATTCATTCTCTCGGTAGTGATGTGATTGCCTCGTTATTTAATGAGGAGCTAGGGGCAGTTATTCAAATTCGTGGTAGTGATTTAGACGAAGTCATGACATGCTTTAAGCATTTTGGACTGTCCCATGCGATTTATAAATTAGGCTCAGCTAAGGCCGGACAGCAATTTATTGTGCGTAATAACAGTGCTGTGGTATATAGCGAATCTCGATTAACCATGAGAATTTGGTGGGCAGAAACCACTTGGCAAATGCAGCGTTTGCGAGATAATCCAGCATGTGCTGATCAGGAGCATCAAGCCAAACAAAATGATGACGATCCGGGATTAAATGTTCACCTTACTTTTGATTCAGAACAAGATATTGTTGCACCATATATAGCCAAAGGTGTGAAGCCTAAAGTTGCAATTTTACGTGAACAGGGTGTCAACTCGCATGTTGAAATGGCTGCTGCATTTGCTCGAGCTGGATTTGAATCAATTGATGTCCATATGACGGATTTATTATCTGGGCAAGTGACATTGAATCAATTTAATACCATCGTTGCTTGTGGTGGTTTCTCTTACGGAGATGTATTAGGTGCAGGCGAAGGATGGGCTAAGTCTATTTTATTTAATGAACAAGTTCGCCATGAGTTTGAGCAATTCTTCCATCGTAATGATACTTTGTCATTAGGTGTATGTAATGGCTGCCAAATGATGTCAAATCTCAAAGATCTAATACCAGGTGCTGAGTTATGGCCTCGTTTTGTACGAAACGTATCGGAACGCTTTGAGGCACGCTTTAGTTTGGTCAAAATCCAATCAAGTCCTTCATTACTCTTTACTGATATGGCTGGTTCGCATATGCCTATTGCAGTTTCTCATGGTGAAGGTCAAGTTGAAACTAGAGATTTAGATCATTTAACTCGTTTAGAGACTTCAGGTTTAGTGGCAGTCAGGTATATTGACCATTTAGGAAAAGCGACAGAGCAGTACCCTGCAAATCCGAATGGATCACCAAATGGTATTACAGCTGTAACGTCAAGTGATGGTCGATCAACTATAATGATGCCACATCCAGAGCGAGTTTTTAGGACTGTAACCAATTCATGGCATCCTGATAATTGGGGCGAAGATAGTCCTTGGATGCGAATTTTCCGAAATGCACGTAAGCAACTTGGATAA
- a CDS encoding DUF2339 domain-containing protein encodes MEFIFYFLIIALFIAVFVNFANLKEQITVLQTQITELHKNLLSLTQQLYQSDKTYVEEESNTTKVTEELVTDNPHEIKDEAIQTEIEQKTDMVQSTQNIPNEEITENNVESLTSEIIQPLKPFLHQKETFSSLVLNEKNELVLVDTTLQSDSTTADENALCVEHDQPEVKTQPITEQYQQIDNQLEISQPKYDPFESYHKRSRNNEPSIGYALFNWLIRVNIITKIAIIILFLGLSYLFKYGIEHHHHYLKPEIRVLGSLILGIGLLAIGWKLRLKRQIYALILQGGAIAILYLTIFAAFKLYDLVPALITFAVLVVICSTSIIFAILQRAMSLAIIACVGGYLTPILLSDGSGNHIALFSYYLMISTAILVISITQSWRILNLLGFIFTFVVSLVWGIKSFTPEFYTECQIFILINLVIYGVLAVLLSIRSINNQEKNQNTIDLLLLFGAPLCGFGLQYAITQQWEFGPAFSSLGFGLFYLVGAYIILHLWKSLAKTISLYWLAIGVSFITLSIPLALSANWTASLWMFEGTAITWIMFSQKHYRTALFGTLIMLLGIISSLISLEHNQLTPILYSSLLGTTSITLFVNACLWHHYGQKNDITRLIKLSCVSMSVVIWMFWILLSIPLFLNQISLETSLIVLCFTVSFWLWYFIGKKINWNIICHGMILLWVVLATCLLRSEALSCYYLSNYVYFSLAWIIAFISGYAYLYKLQTNQINCNTDIKHLFILLHICLFWLILLWLAREILHIFNELPWGYEVIKWSLWATIASGITLLFYILIKRQYITSFSLIKSYWLVGLLPLVGYMVYYLIMGIGMNGQIIYWPYIPIINPLEESAIFSLIMLCVWLKLSMGYLQIENKTTNFTNFKIPLPNLIVVLLMTLTFLWFNSIVLRCLSQAFDIIWSSYILWHNNIVQMTASLLWMLTAVILIMIGHRASLRKIWFTGQLIQIIVVIKLIFVDIREIDGLLRAFAFIGVALLMLLIGYLAPLPPKQNDESLVENE; translated from the coding sequence GTGGAATTCATTTTTTATTTCCTCATTATTGCGCTGTTTATTGCGGTATTTGTCAATTTTGCTAATTTGAAGGAACAAATTACGGTCTTACAGACCCAGATAACAGAATTACATAAAAATCTTTTATCTCTTACACAGCAACTTTATCAATCAGATAAAACATATGTAGAAGAAGAAAGCAATACAACAAAAGTAACTGAAGAATTAGTAACAGATAATCCTCATGAAATTAAGGATGAAGCTATCCAAACAGAGATTGAACAAAAAACTGACATGGTTCAATCAACACAAAACATACCTAATGAAGAAATAACAGAAAACAATGTAGAATCATTAACTTCAGAAATAATACAGCCATTAAAGCCTTTTCTTCACCAAAAAGAGACATTCTCAAGTTTGGTGCTTAATGAGAAAAATGAACTCGTTTTAGTTGATACTACGCTGCAATCAGATTCAACAACAGCCGATGAAAATGCCTTGTGTGTTGAACATGATCAGCCAGAAGTCAAAACACAACCAATCACAGAACAATATCAACAAATTGATAACCAACTAGAGATTTCACAACCTAAATACGATCCTTTTGAATCATACCATAAACGTTCTCGTAATAATGAACCAAGCATTGGTTATGCATTGTTTAATTGGTTAATTAGAGTCAATATTATCACTAAAATTGCTATTATAATTCTATTTTTGGGACTGTCTTATCTATTCAAATACGGCATTGAACATCATCATCATTATCTTAAACCTGAAATTAGAGTTTTAGGCTCACTGATTTTAGGTATTGGTTTATTGGCTATCGGCTGGAAATTGCGCCTTAAACGCCAGATTTACGCGCTTATTTTACAAGGTGGGGCTATTGCAATTTTATATCTGACTATTTTTGCTGCCTTCAAGTTATATGACTTAGTCCCTGCTTTAATCACCTTTGCCGTTTTAGTTGTGATTTGTTCTACCAGCATTATATTTGCCATCTTGCAAAGAGCAATGAGCTTGGCAATCATTGCCTGTGTTGGTGGTTACCTAACACCAATTTTACTATCCGATGGTTCCGGTAATCATATTGCGTTATTTAGTTATTATTTAATGATTTCAACAGCAATTTTGGTAATCAGTATTACGCAATCTTGGAGAATTCTTAATCTATTGGGATTTATATTTACTTTTGTTGTATCGCTAGTTTGGGGAATAAAAAGTTTTACGCCAGAATTCTATACTGAATGCCAAATCTTCATTCTTATCAATTTAGTAATTTACGGTGTTTTAGCGGTATTGTTATCAATCCGAAGCATCAATAATCAAGAAAAAAACCAGAATACTATTGATTTGCTATTACTGTTTGGTGCTCCCTTATGCGGATTCGGATTGCAATATGCTATTACCCAACAATGGGAATTTGGCCCAGCATTTTCATCGCTTGGTTTTGGATTATTCTATCTTGTCGGTGCCTATATTATTCTCCATTTATGGAAATCATTAGCTAAAACAATATCGTTATATTGGCTGGCTATTGGTGTTTCATTTATTACATTATCAATTCCGCTTGCTCTTAGCGCCAATTGGACAGCTTCATTGTGGATGTTTGAAGGAACGGCTATTACATGGATTATGTTCTCACAAAAACACTACCGTACTGCTTTATTTGGTACATTAATCATGTTGTTAGGTATTATTTCTTCACTAATATCTTTGGAGCACAATCAATTAACGCCAATCCTGTACTCTTCACTTTTAGGAACTACTAGTATTACTTTATTTGTTAATGCTTGTTTATGGCACCACTATGGACAAAAAAATGACATCACAAGATTAATCAAATTATCTTGCGTATCTATGTCTGTTGTTATATGGATGTTTTGGATTTTATTAAGTATTCCGTTATTCTTAAATCAAATCAGTTTAGAAACATCATTAATTGTATTATGTTTTACTGTTTCGTTTTGGTTATGGTACTTCATTGGTAAAAAGATTAATTGGAATATTATTTGCCATGGAATGATATTACTTTGGGTTGTGTTAGCAACATGTTTGCTAAGAAGTGAAGCTCTCTCATGTTATTATTTATCTAACTATGTCTATTTCAGTTTAGCTTGGATTATAGCCTTCATCAGTGGTTATGCTTATCTATATAAATTACAGACAAACCAAATAAATTGTAACACTGACATAAAGCATCTATTTATTTTATTACATATTTGTTTATTTTGGCTAATATTGCTTTGGCTGGCCCGCGAAATACTACATATATTTAATGAATTGCCTTGGGGGTATGAGGTAATAAAATGGAGTCTTTGGGCTACTATTGCAAGTGGAATCACTTTGCTATTTTATATTCTTATTAAACGCCAATATATTACTTCATTTTCATTAATAAAAAGTTATTGGTTAGTCGGTTTGCTACCACTTGTCGGTTACATGGTATACTATTTGATTATGGGTATTGGTATGAATGGGCAAATTATCTATTGGCCTTATATCCCAATTATTAACCCGCTTGAAGAAAGTGCAATTTTTAGTTTAATCATGCTCTGCGTATGGTTAAAACTGTCTATGGGTTATTTGCAAATTGAAAATAAAACAACCAATTTTACTAACTTTAAAATACCGCTACCTAATTTGATTGTAGTCTTGTTAATGACATTAACATTCCTTTGGTTTAACAGTATTGTTTTACGTTGCCTGAGTCAAGCATTTGATATCATCTGGAGTTCATATATCTTATGGCACAATAATATTGTTCAAATGACCGCATCACTCCTTTGGATGTTAACCGCCGTCATTTTGATTATGATTGGACACAGAGCTTCACTCCGAAAAATATGGTTTACTGGCCAATTAATTCAAATCATTGTTGTTATTAAGCTGATTTTTGTCGATATTCGAGAAATAGATGGTTTATTGAGAGCTTTTGCGTTTATTGGTGTAGCGTTGTTAATGTTATTAATTGGTTATTTAGCACCTTTACCGCCAAAACAGAATGATGAAAGCTTGGTCGAAAATGAATAA
- a CDS encoding DUF3999 family protein, whose product MKKILLSSLLLISGLSHAADQTNQYAYGAMIELNDSGSMYNRIELTRDIYTQALSSTLDDVRVFNQKGQPVPFALVNVYQENEENKTFPVTVYTLNNNLQTDENDNEDGQEEKNQSLVGQYNININNKNVKINFDSTNKSDGYQATYLLEIPNEIKLGQPFSRLSIDFDKTQNWRATANLLYSSDLKRWQTAIDNVPIMSLTDNNNNQSLNVNTIDLPSGMNFKSTYWILQLKSDKQIVPNIRGVEFTSRKATPIRALYPIKLNLISADEQEAIYELPTSLPIKELTVKLPNERTILPASIFYKTHDNDKTWHKLDDFIFRSISDANQSQTININNSTLNIKQLKIKAINASLDQAPYVTAHLYRMSIIFNSANNGPFILAWGAANAKPASLSEKALLSDTISAQDVPMAHLGDKIKLGNKNVLSQTDDNSSKSSYLSKWLIWIILIAGAVFLMLLAIKLLKEVKKVE is encoded by the coding sequence ATGAAAAAAATCTTATTAAGCTCGCTTTTGCTAATAAGTGGATTAAGTCATGCAGCTGATCAAACAAATCAATATGCCTATGGCGCTATGATAGAACTTAATGACAGTGGCAGTATGTATAACCGAATTGAGCTAACCCGTGATATATATACTCAAGCATTATCTAGCACATTAGATGATGTTCGAGTTTTCAATCAAAAAGGCCAACCAGTCCCATTTGCATTAGTCAATGTATATCAGGAAAATGAGGAAAATAAAACTTTTCCAGTTACCGTTTATACGTTAAACAACAATCTTCAAACGGATGAAAATGATAATGAAGATGGGCAAGAAGAAAAAAATCAATCTCTAGTTGGTCAATACAATATCAATATTAATAATAAGAATGTAAAAATTAATTTTGATAGCACCAATAAATCAGATGGGTATCAGGCAACATACTTGTTGGAAATTCCTAATGAGATTAAACTTGGCCAACCATTTAGTCGTTTATCTATCGATTTCGATAAAACACAAAATTGGAGGGCAACTGCAAACCTTCTTTATAGTAGCGATTTAAAAAGATGGCAAACTGCGATTGATAATGTTCCAATAATGTCTTTGACGGATAATAACAATAATCAATCATTAAATGTTAATACTATTGATTTACCTTCGGGTATGAATTTCAAATCTACCTATTGGATTTTACAATTAAAATCAGACAAGCAAATAGTGCCGAATATTAGAGGCGTAGAATTCACATCGAGAAAAGCAACACCAATAAGAGCACTTTATCCGATCAAATTAAATTTAATTTCAGCTGATGAACAAGAGGCAATTTATGAATTACCTACATCACTACCGATTAAAGAGCTTACTGTTAAACTTCCAAATGAGCGTACAATCTTACCTGCAAGTATCTTTTATAAAACCCATGATAATGATAAAACATGGCACAAACTTGATGATTTTATTTTTCGAAGCATAAGTGACGCCAATCAAAGCCAAACAATCAATATTAATAATTCAACTTTAAATATTAAACAATTAAAAATTAAAGCAATTAATGCGTCTTTAGATCAAGCACCCTATGTTACTGCTCATTTATACCGGATGAGTATTATCTTTAACAGTGCTAATAATGGACCTTTTATTCTCGCTTGGGGGGCGGCAAATGCTAAACCGGCATCTTTAAGTGAAAAAGCTTTACTGTCTGATACAATATCTGCACAAGATGTGCCTATGGCCCATTTAGGCGATAAAATAAAACTAGGCAACAAAAATGTATTATCTCAAACCGATGATAATTCAAGCAAATCATCTTATTTATCTAAATGGTTAATTTGGATCATTTTAATAGCAGGTGCAGTATTTTTAATGCTTTTAGCTATAAAATTACTAAAAGAAGTAAAAAAGGTAGAATAA
- the glnS gene encoding glutamine--tRNA ligase, translated as MSGDLPTENETRPNNFIRQIIDADLAAGKYKTTHTRFPPEPNGYLHIGHAKSICLNFGIAQDYHGKCNLRFDDTNPAKEDIEYVESIKEDVRWLGFEWDGEICYSSDYFDRLYEYAIELINKGLAYVDELSPEEIREYRGTLTQPGKNSPYRDRSIEENLALFIQMKEGKFAEGKACLRAKIDMASPFIVMRDPVLYRIKFAEHHQTGNKWCIYPMYDFTHCISDAIENITHSLCTLEFQDNRRLYDWVLDNITIEARPHQYEFSRLNLEYAITSKRKLTQLVAEEIVDGWNDPRMPTVSGLRRRGYTPASIREFCRRIGVTKQENTVEMSTLEFCIREDLNENAPRAMAVLDPVKVVIENFSETLDEVLSMPNHPNRPELGHREVTFTREIYIDRADFREEANKNYKRLVLGKEVRLRNAYVIRADRVEKDAEGNIQTIYCSYDPATLNKNPEDGRKVKGVIHWVSAKYGKPAEIRLYDRLFSTPNPGSAEDFLSTINPNSLIIKQGFVEPSLQKAKAEQAYQFEREGYFCLDSKYATEDKLVFNRTVGLRDSWNEA; from the coding sequence ATGAGCGGTGATTTACCGACAGAGAACGAAACTCGTCCAAATAACTTTATTCGTCAAATTATTGATGCGGATCTTGCTGCGGGAAAATATAAAACAACGCATACTCGTTTTCCGCCAGAACCTAATGGCTATTTACATATTGGTCATGCAAAATCTATCTGTTTAAACTTCGGTATTGCCCAAGATTATCACGGTAAATGTAATTTACGGTTTGATGATACCAATCCAGCCAAAGAAGATATTGAATATGTTGAATCAATTAAAGAAGATGTCCGCTGGTTAGGATTCGAATGGGATGGTGAGATTTGCTATTCATCTGACTATTTTGACCGTTTATATGAATATGCCATAGAACTTATCAATAAAGGATTAGCTTATGTAGATGAACTATCTCCTGAAGAAATTCGAGAGTATCGAGGCACCTTAACACAACCAGGTAAAAATAGCCCTTATCGTGATCGAAGTATAGAGGAAAATTTAGCATTATTTATCCAAATGAAAGAGGGTAAATTTGCTGAAGGTAAAGCTTGCTTAAGAGCGAAAATCGACATGGCTTCACCTTTTATTGTTATGCGTGATCCAGTTTTATACCGTATTAAATTTGCCGAGCATCACCAAACTGGTAATAAATGGTGTATCTATCCGATGTATGATTTTACTCACTGTATTTCGGATGCTATTGAAAATATAACCCATTCACTTTGTACGCTTGAGTTCCAAGATAACCGTCGTTTATATGACTGGGTTTTAGATAATATTACTATTGAAGCTCGTCCTCATCAGTATGAGTTTTCTAGATTAAATCTAGAGTATGCAATTACCTCAAAACGTAAATTAACACAATTGGTTGCCGAAGAAATTGTTGATGGTTGGAATGATCCTCGTATGCCAACCGTTTCAGGTTTACGCCGTCGAGGTTATACCCCAGCTTCAATTCGTGAATTTTGTCGTCGAATCGGGGTAACTAAACAAGAAAATACCGTTGAAATGAGTACACTTGAATTCTGTATTCGAGAAGATCTCAACGAAAATGCACCACGAGCAATGGCGGTACTTGATCCGGTTAAAGTGGTAATTGAAAACTTTTCAGAAACACTTGATGAAGTCTTAAGTATGCCAAATCATCCTAACAGGCCAGAACTCGGTCATCGCGAAGTAACATTTACACGCGAGATTTATATTGATCGAGCTGATTTCAGAGAAGAAGCTAATAAAAATTATAAGCGTTTAGTATTAGGGAAAGAAGTCCGTCTGCGTAATGCTTATGTGATACGCGCTGATCGTGTTGAAAAGGACGCAGAAGGTAATATACAAACTATTTATTGTAGTTACGATCCGGCAACATTAAATAAAAATCCTGAAGATGGACGTAAAGTTAAAGGTGTCATTCATTGGGTATCTGCCAAGTATGGTAAACCTGCTGAAATTCGTCTTTATGATCGTTTATTTAGTACCCCAAATCCTGGTAGCGCTGAGGATTTCTTATCAACTATCAATCCAAATTCTTTAATTATTAAACAAGGATTTGTTGAGCCTAGTTTGCAAAAAGCCAAAGCCGAACAAGCTTATCAATTTGAACGTGAAGGTTATTTCTGTCTTGATAGTAAGTATGCGACAGAAGATAAATTAGTCTTTAATCGAACCGTAGGTTTAAGAGATAGCTGGAACGAAGCTTAA